The genomic segment aaattttttattttattttttttaacctctagATGGTATAAAGGCTGGGAGGCCATTAGGGAGGAAacttgtattgtactgtattgtattgtagcaAAACAGCTAAATCAACTTTTGCGTCACGGTCTATGGGGTACTTTAACCTGGTGCAAAACTAATGTAGCAAATGTTGGATAACATATGGTCAAAactttgtagacacctgaccatttacaccaatatgtgctttttgaacatcccatacCAGATGTAGTCCCTGTTTACTGTTAGAATGAACtcctcttctgggaaggctttccactagattttgcagtgtgactgtggggatttgtgatctttcagcattagtgaagtcagtgGGGTcgtgttgggtgaggaggcctggggtgtagtcggcgttccagttcatcccaaaggtgttcagtggagtcgaggtcagggctctgttctTTCAGTCCAGCCTTGTcagaccatgtcttcatggacctagTTTTGTgcacaggtttgggcctcttagttccagtgaagggaaatgctacagcatacaaagacattctatacaattgtgtccttccaactttgtgacaacagtttaaagaagaaccacatatgggtgtgatgataaggcgtccacaaacttttgtccatatagtatATGTCTTGACTGATCGACTACATTTCGGTTAAGATGAACGTGTACATTTAATTTCTTACCAAGCAGTTCCTTCAAGGAACGTTGGAATACCTCAAATGAAGCTTGTTAGATGAGATGTGTTAATGAGAGATGTGTGCTTGTCAGATGTTTTATCCATGTAGTGAAAAACCTATTGTGCTATGTTAAGCCTGTTATAATTTCTTATAGAACTGATAATAAACAAGATTTTCACATTTGGTCTATTTGATCTTTTCCAAATGTTGTTTACATACACTGTACACTCCACCTATGgtgtttatttccttttctttcccatTCCATAGGCGGTGGATCTTAGTAAGCCTATAGACAAGCGTATATATAAAGGGACGCAGCCCACGTGTCATGACTTTAATCAGTATTCAGCGACTGCGGACAGCGTGGCTCTCATCGTCGGCTTCTCAGCAGGCCAGGTGCAGTACCTGGACCCCATCAAAAAAGAGACCAGCAAGCTCTTCAATGAAGAGGTGTGTGGGTGAGGTTGTTCAGTAGAGGTCTTAAGTTCCAgaataatttgttgttttgtgtacTTTGCTTTTAACATGGTAATATTTATGTAATCGTTGGGCCAAAATGACCAAAACTTATCGTGACATTGTACAATACGTGAAGAAACTAACACTATGTTGGCCAGAGGTGATGGAAGGTTAGACATGTAATTAATATTCATGTTATACATCTTCATCTTTTTGTTGTTTCCAGAGATTAATAGACAAAACTAAAGTGACCTGTCTCAAATGGCTCCCTAAATCTGAGAACTTATTCCTGGCCTCCCATGCTAGTGGTCACCTCTACCTCTATAATGTGGAACACCCATGTGGCACAACAGCGCCGCAGTATACTCTGCTTCGGCAGGGTGAGGGATTTGCTGTTTACGCTTGCAAAACCAAAACGCCTCGTAATCCACTTCTGAGATGGGCGGTGGGGGAAGGCGGGCTGAACGAATTTGCGTTTTCGCCTGACGGTGTGCACATAGCTTGTGTTGGCCAAGATGGCTGCCTACGTGTCTTTCATTTTGATTCAATGGAGCTGCACGGTGTCATGAAGAGCTACTTTGGTGGCTTGCTCTGTGTTTCTTGGAGTCCAGATGGGAAATATTTGGCCACTGGTGGAGAAGACGACTTGGTCACCGTATGGTCGTTTGCAGAGAGTCGTGTCGTGGCGCGAGGTCATGGACACAAGTCCTGGGTAAACGTGGTGGCTTTTGACCCCTTTACCACCAgcatagaagaagaagaaccaaTGGAGCTTAGCGGTAGTGAGGAGGATCTCCACCAGGGCCAAGGGGCACTAAATTTTGGTCGTGTGCGAACCAGCAGCACTTTGTCCCGTCTCTCTCGACACAGCTCTAAAGGCGGCGGGCCATCCGTTTCATACCGCTTCGGATCGGTGGGACAAGATACCCAGTTTTGCCTCTGGGATCTCACAGATGACGTCCTGTATCCTCGACTTCCTCTTTCCCGCGCCCTCACCAACACGTTCGGCTCCAACGTGCCACCTTCCATTAGTGCGGGGTTGAACAGCACGAGCGGAAGTGGAGGGGTTGAAGGTCATCATCACCCTTCTAACACCCACCAGACGGCATCATTGCCCCTTCCTCTACCTCGCTCGCTCTCAAGATCCAATTCCCTTCCACATCCTGCTGTTGCAAACGCTTCAAAAAGCCAAGGGGGGACAGAAAGTGGAGGAACAGGAGGAAGCGGAGGAGGAAGCAGTGCTCCATTTAGCATTGGACGTTTTGCAACGCTGTCGCTCCAAGAGCGCAAATCAGACAAGTCCGCCACTGGAGGGGAAAAGGAGCACAAGCGCTACCACAGCCTTGGGAACATCAGCAAGAGCAATGACAAGATCAATGTAGCACCACGTAGCAACCGATTGGATGCCTCTAAGGTGCTTGGAACAACGCTGTGTCCACGGATGAACGAAGTCCCATTGCTAGAACCTCTCGTTTGTAAGAAGATCGCCCATGAAAGGCTCACGGTTCTTGTCTTCATGGACGATTGCATCATCACTGCATGTCAAGAGGGACTCATCTGCACCTGGGCACGGCCAGGCAAAATGGTGAGACCTCAAATGATGGTAATGTCTctaaggtgtttttatttatttatttatttttttataatcagTCTTGacaaatgtatttatgtttacttGACTTCAGTGACTTGGTATTTACCCAATAAGGAGAATCAGGTGGTTCGATCAGGAAAAAGCTTCGTTACgattttttgcaaaaaaaaaaaaaagatggagccACTTTGGATCCCATTTATCCCTGATTGCATCGTGACTCTTGCTTAGATTGGTAAGATCCTGGTAAGATTTGAACCACATCCAATTAGACTTGTAGTCACATGTGTCTGCGGTTAGACAGATTACAGTTTGATCGTTGTATCGTTTGTAATATGCACATCAGTACACTTCATAACCAGCGTCATGCCCCTTCTTCCAGTTGTTCTATGCAACAAGGGGATGCGGTTTGGAAGTGCCAATCAGTCTTTAGAAGAAGGCTGGAACACCGTGTCCACACATCAATTATTGTGATTAAGCAGTTTCCTGTGTTTACTAGCATTCCATAATAAAATGGTGGGCATGGAGGTCTCATGTTGGGAAGCATGTGGCTTGGAGAGACAGATTAATTAAATTTCTGTAACAAATATGACTAAAATTTGTCTCGGACCTTCTCGGTGGTTTGAGCGATCAGATTTAAATTTGGATTTATGCAAATATCGTCGTGATATTCAAGCTGCATGAAATGACCACGTGTAAGCATGGTGTCTGTAAATGggaactgatttatttatttttttcccccctaaatatttatttgtcctCTTCTTGTTGCAGCATTCTTCTCAACCATTATCAACACAAAACGGAAACTCGCCCAGTGGAACGGTGGTATAGCTGGCAGCAATGCTCCCCCcgccaaccccccccccccagtcacCTGCACTGacacttcctgcttcctgttttCAGAGGCTTGACTTCCTCTCCTTGAGACCTGGAGTTGGTCTGGCACAGTGTTACCACTGTTGCCTCATCTTCATAACCACAcaatcacaaaacacacacatgcagcttATCTGAGGACCAATATACAAAGACGGTGGCACGAACCACACAAATGTAGATACTCTTTATCTTCCATATCAGCTTCCCACTATGTTCCTTTCACTTTTCCTTTGATGGAAAGGCGACTGAGACATTCCTTCCATCAACACCCCCCCCCTTGCCAAAAGGGGATAAACACTGCAGATGCCACGACCATtgtatcttatttatttattttatcattgaAACTGTAGTAatttatattgtacatattCAGAATACTCTATAAAGGCAGAGGACTAAATGTATTGAAATAACAAACTCAAATCATTAATATATGAAAATCCTATATTGTACATAGTGACAGTTGTGTTTGAATGTTATGTTTGTGAAACGTAGGGGATCTAAAGAGTTAGCGTTTCTGTATGCTCGTGCTCCCTATGTTGTTAAGGCCAACGATTGGGATTTGATGAAGTAGCTGCATTCCGTTTAGACTGAACTGAGATTTTGCCTTTTCCTCAGACAGCTAGGGTGTCCTGACTCTTAATGAACACAATCCTGAAGAGTTCCACGTTCAGCAAGGTCAACATACCGAgctaaaatgcaaaaatgaggCGTTTTTACAAGCTTTCTTACGGTTGCTAACTCCTAGTTTTTTCGAATGATGTTGGacaaaaatcaacattttattcCTTCAGTGAATTAAACTAGGCTTTGCAAACCCTTGCCTTGTTGAACAAATGTAATTCTCTAGCTAACCTAAGAAACTCGTCGCTgtaattcattaacatatttAACTACTGTAGCATCTTGTAGGCAGCGTTTTTCTTGCCTGCTATGCCTCTTGCAAAATTTTGCACAATTTAACAATTTGAGCCTAATTTTTGCCCATTAGACAAGTGCAGATAGTTTTCCAGGAGGTTGAATGTTTCAGCTAGCGAGCTGGAAAACGTAAGCATTTCACCACACAAAATTCGTAATAATTGAAGGAAGATGGAGCTATCTTACTGTCTAACTGATTTCGGATTAGTGTAACTCTGACTGTGGTGGTTTCCTCGTCGTCATTCTTATTAAAGGACTTTTTTTCTTGAGGACCCCCAAGCTCAAGTGTTGAGACTGCAAGCATAACCAAGACATCTAGCTGTGTTTTGGTATAAAGGTAAGGTTTAAGTATTCATGTTTAAGGATTTTgactgaaagtaaaaaaaaaaaaaggtttgactTTATTTTGAAGCATGGCAGAAACAAACTACCAAACTAGCCAGCTATTTGATCTTAGCTTAGTTAGATTCaatagcttagcttagcttagctagGTAGCATACCAGCTCTGTAGGGAGGACCACCACAGTTACCAGAACAGCTACTAATCTAGGTTATGTGATTTATGGAACTAAGATTTCCAACAACACTGTCAAAAAGATAAACACTTCGCTTGGCTAGCAGGTATCTCTGCATTCGAATGCTGTTTAACACGCCTTCAACCTCCCCTTTACGCCCTGTGTGTAACTTAATGCTTCATCAACTTCCTGTTATAGTGGggaaacaaataattaaacagGAACATGCTTGACATTGACAGCAAGAGTTATGTCGCTGAAATTATTTGCTTGGAGTTTTGTGCACTCTGGATAGCCTTCAGCATAC from the Ictalurus furcatus strain D&B chromosome 17, Billie_1.0, whole genome shotgun sequence genome contains:
- the zmp:0000000529 gene encoding WD repeat-containing protein 20 isoform X2 — protein: MAGDGGALKDINEIKSQFRTREGFYKLFTLSDSQQRAGLARGPGAGGAAAGATSIPGGGGGVVPGPGGSSPASAGFLPPVRVSMVKLQPEDPSEESERVCFNVGRELYFYTYTNIKKAVDLSKPIDKRIYKGTQPTCHDFNQYSATADSVALIVGFSAGQVQYLDPIKKETSKLFNEERLIDKTKVTCLKWLPKSENLFLASHASGHLYLYNVEHPCGTTAPQYTLLRQGEGFAVYACKTKTPRNPLLRWAVGEGGLNEFAFSPDGVHIACVGQDGCLRVFHFDSMELHGVMKSYFGGLLCVSWSPDGKYLATGGEDDLVTVWSFAESRVVARGHGHKSWVNVVAFDPFTTSIEEEEPMELSGSEEDLHQGQGALNFGRVRTSSTLSRLSRHSSKGGGPSVSYRFGSVGQDTQFCLWDLTDDVLYPRLPLSRALTNTFGSNVPPSISAGLNSTSGSGGVEGHHHPSNTHQTASLPLPLPRSLSRSNSLPHPAVANASKSQGGTESGGTGGSGGGSSAPFSIGRFATLSLQERKSDKSATGGEKEHKRYHSLGNISKSNDKINVAPRSNRLDASKVLGTTLCPRMNEVPLLEPLVCKKIAHERLTVLVFMDDCIITACQEGLICTWARPGKMHSSQPLSTQNGNSPSGTVV
- the zmp:0000000529 gene encoding WD repeat-containing protein 20 isoform X1, producing MAGDGGALKDINEIKSQFRTREGFYKLFTLSDSQQRAGLARGPGAGGAAAGATSIPGGGGGVVPGPGGSSPASAGFLPPVRVSMVKLQPEDPSEESERVCFNVGRELYFYTYTNIKKAVDLSKPIDKRIYKGTQPTCHDFNQYSATADSVALIVGFSAGQVQYLDPIKKETSKLFNEERLIDKTKVTCLKWLPKSENLFLASHASGHLYLYNVEHPCGTTAPQYTLLRQGEGFAVYACKTKTPRNPLLRWAVGEGGLNEFAFSPDGVHIACVGQDGCLRVFHFDSMELHGVMKSYFGGLLCVSWSPDGKYLATGGEDDLVTVWSFAESRVVARGHGHKSWVNVVAFDPFTTSIEEEEPMELSGSEEDLHQGQGALNFGRVRTSSTLSRLSRHSSKGGGPSVSYRFGSVGQDTQFCLWDLTDDVLYPRLPLSRALTNTFGSNVPPSISAGLNSTSGSGGVEGHHHPSNTHQTASLPLPLPRSLSRSNSLPHPAVANASKSQGGTESGGTGGSGGGSSAPFSIGRFATLSLQERKSDKSATGGEKEHKRYHSLGNISKSNDKINVAPRSNRLDASKVLGTTLCPRMNEVPLLEPLVCKKIAHERLTVLVFMDDCIITACQEGLICTWARPGKMVRPQMMVMSLRCFYLFIYFFIISLDKCIYVYLTSVTWYLPNKENQVVRSGKSFVTIFCKKKKKMEPLWIPFIPDCIVTLA
- the zmp:0000000529 gene encoding WD repeat-containing protein 20 isoform X3, which produces MAGDGGALKDINEIKSQFRTREGFYKLFTLSDSQQRAGLARGPGAGGAAAGATSIPGGGGGVVPGPGGSSPASAGFLPPVRVSMVKLQPEDPSEESERVCFNVGRELYFYTYTNIKKAVDLSKPIDKRIYKGTQPTCHDFNQYSATADSVALIVGFSAGQVQYLDPIKKETSKLFNEERLIDKTKVTCLKWLPKSENLFLASHASGHLYLYNVEHPCGTTAPQYTLLRQGEGFAVYACKTKTPRNPLLRWAVGEGGLNEFAFSPDGVHIACVGQDGCLRVFHFDSMELHGVMKSYFGGLLCVSWSPDGKYLATGGEDDLVTVWSFAESRVVARGHGHKSWVNVVAFDPFTTSIEEEEPMELSGSEEDLHQGQGALNFGRVRTSSTLSRLSRHSSKGGGPSVSYRFGSVGQDTQFCLWDLTDDVLYPRLPLSRALTNTFGSNVPPSISAGLNSTSGSGGVEGHHHPSNTHQTASLPLPLPRSLSRSNSLPHPAVANASKSQGGTESGGTGGSGGGSSAPFSIGRFATLSLQERKSDKSATGGEKEHKRYHSLGNISKSNDKINVAPRSNRLDASKVLGTTLCPRMNEVPLLEPLVCKKIAHERLTVLVFMDDCIITACQEGLICTWARPGKM